AAGGTTTCTCTGAGATACTTGAAGATCCATTTTACCGCTTCTCAATGAGTCTTATTGGGATTTGCTAGAAATCCGCTCATGACTCTTAGTGCATGAGAAATATCTGGACGTGTATGCACCATAACCTACATCAAATTTCCAATTCTTAATGAATATGAAATGACTgacattttatctttttctttctctgtagaTGGACAAGACTTCTTGCTTAATTTGATATGTCCAACAAATGGAGTAAAGACTGGCTTTGAATATTTCATATTGAACCTTTCTAGCATTCATTCAATATATATCTCCTGTGATAACCATAATTTTCCTGCCTTCTTGTCTTGTAGGATCTTCATCCCCAAGATATGCTTTGTAGTACCCAAATCTTTCATGTCAAATGTCTTTGACAATTCACTTTTTAGTTTTCGGATCATGTCTACATCTTGTCCTACAATTAACATATAATAAGAGAATGATGAATTTACCATTAGGGAATCTTCGAACATATACACATAGATTTGTAACTGTTCTTTTGTACTCCCGACTCATCATGAAAGAGTCAAATTTCTTGTACCATTGTCGTGGTGCCTGTTTTAGTCCATGCATGTTTTTCTTTAACCTACAGATCATGTTCTCCTTCCCTTTAACCTTAAAGCCTTCTAGTTGCTCCATAAAGATCTCATAATCAAGATCACCATGTAGAAAAGCAGTCTTTATGTCGAGTTGCTTCAATTTGAGATTCATACTTGCTGTTAACCCTAGTATAACTCGAATTGAACACATTTTCATAGCAGGTGAAAATATTTCATCAAAGTTAATACCTTGCTTTTGACCAAATCTTTTCACCACTAATCGAGTCTTGTACTTAAGCAACTTCTCGTCATCTTTCTTTAGTTTGAACACTTGTTTGTTCTTGAGTGATTTCCTTCCCTTTGGTAGTTCTATCAACTTGTATGTATCATTCTTCCATAAGGAATTCATTTCTTCTTACATGGTTTTTATTCAATAGTCTTTATCTTTATGAGATTACATTTTTTGGAAACTCTCAGGCTCTCCCTcatcaataattaaaatatactCAAAATTGGGATATCTTGTAGATGGTCAAAGTTCTTTGGTAGTTCGTCTCAATTAAGGTCTTTCTTCTGGTGGAAGGGTTTGTTCATCCTAATCAATACCTCCTGTTTTATTGTCATATACATTGTCCTCATCCCCAATGGTTGGTTCTTCAATTTCTGTTCCTTGTTCTGATCCTGTCATCTATGTTTCATATGTGGCACCTTTTGATGAAGTCTATCATGGTGTTAACTTTGCAATACTTTCATATATGAGTATTGCGCTACCCACATTTTTCTCCATATCTTCAATGGTCTCATGTTCATGAAACACGATGTCCCTACTTCTaactatcttttatttttctggaTCCCATAGCCTGTAGTCGAATTGCTCATCCCCATATTCAATGAAGATGCAAGAAATTGCTTTGATCATTGCTCCTTAGGTACATGCATAAATACTTTGCATCCAAACACCTTAAAGTGAGAGTatgaaacttttttttccaGTCTAAACTCTCTTAAGAATATCAAAGTCCAAAGGAACTGAGAGTGATCTACTCATTAGGTAAATGGCAATGTTGACAGCTTCACCCCAAAATGGCTTAGGAAGTTTAGCCATTTTCAAAATACACCAGGCTTTTTCCACAATAGTTCGATTCATCTATTCAGCAACGCCATTGTGCTGTGGCATACCAAGAATTGTCTTCTCGTGCCCGATTCCATGTTTTAACAGTATTCTTTAAATTCTCTAGAAAtgtattctccaccattatctgTTCGAAAACGCTTTAGGGGATTTCCCATCTCTCTTTCTACCATGACATGAAATTGTTGAAAATATggaatacttaattttttttatgcatcaAGTATACCAACGTCTTTTGTGAAgcgtcatcaataaaagtaacgaAGTATTTGTTATCGCCCAACAAGTCTGTGCATCTTAGAAACTAGTAGGGAAAAGACATCAAGTGGTAGATGTTTTGAACGTGTCTAAGCAGCAATCCGCTGTCAATCATCTGTTCAAAAACTGAATGAAATTCCTATAGACAATCGAGTGATCATCTCGTTAATGGAAACTAtaaaagaaagtcaaatataattaaaattagttagaaaatatgtattttcaaattatttaattttgacagagaaaaattaaacaagttaaatgaatttaaagtcggatataaaaataatttatcgattttaaatctattctttattttacttcacttttttcccaaacattttccctcaaacatTCTAGAAACCGAACAAGGTAATAAAGAGATGATAAGTAATAGGATTATATGAATTCTATTACCATATATCTACTATGACCTTGTCATGCAGGCCATGTAATACAGGAGCCAACGAAACTCTATCATGGATTGGGATGAAGTACTTGGACACGGGTGCCAAACCGACGAGCCTATGGACCTTGCCATCATGGTAGGTGACAAGAGAGCAAGTGAGAATGGAATGGCTTACCAGAAGGCAGAGGATGCGATCAAGTGTAAAAGGAGAATCAGGGTTGTTGTGGATGGGGAGGTGGAATGCAATCTCTAAAGGGGAAAGAAATGCCTCTGGTCTAGCACACTCAGCTCCAAGGCTACTTTCAACACCATAGGAAGTATAGATACGCTTACCAATTGCATAGCATATTGTCGGTGGCTGTCTTCCTCTTCCTCAGTTGATGTAACTGACTGaaattctctattgtaccaaaatacttagcctttttacgtagtaactctggttaagaaaaactagagaaagagtcactacgttTTTTGTAGTATTTCGGGTATCGTCCTCAAAGACtgacttatgaaaattgtcaatactagaataaatgaattgtttttgtttaaatcctaaagtgaaaaacaatatgtgaataatgcgaaactaagtaaaagaaattaaattaataaaaaaatgaataatgattttaaattcaattgattcaagtttagggttttccacaatccaacctagggtatagaaattagagaaaacaagggtcttttaagtaatatgatcttagggttctGGAATCCTTGGCtactcgcgatcaagttgagttctataactcaaaattgcatctgaaacctaatttttcctttttaaaacagattcctaaaaccatcaaatgaatgagattgattaccaatttaagatttggctttttaacccttcttACTCCTTGTAGCTTTGTTTATGGGCAAATAATGGTAGAGAagacgaggataactaatgatcaagaattactaAGAATCattagtatcaagtaataacctaccgtatcattccctaaacgaactcacaaggataggataaaaaaaatgataaattgtcacccaaccaataattaatctcattgttataataatttacccattgtctcTATAGGTTTTCTAGCCAttaggttttcatgtttcaagttccaagttggctcttagcctctcatgggggtgatgtcacatttacaatccataatagggtaaaaatccataatttgaattaaaagaaactaaaaacaatatatttaataaaaaaaataaaataaaaaacaaaccaaagttctcatcttcttccaccttcaatttCAAAAACTCCGGAAAAAGATCtaagatccctaaaacctagaattgagagagtttatataatactatcaattacctaacatgtgacacactctcattggccacttattataaaataatttcctaaaaatgatcaaaaaaataataaaatggtgatttctagtcatgTGGGGTCCACTTAGGGTGGACGAagtgccctagatgcaatttccgaggtagaggaggcgaaacatcaaagtggtagtgggtgaattcgaaattggtgtcatttcgaagtggatttcgaattcataagttgaatagatgcaattcccgaggtagaggaggtgaaacatcaaagtggcagtgagttaattcgaaattggtgtcattttgaagtggatttcgaatttataagttgaatttcgaaatcattttgaaatgaccctccagcttgatgtagttgtcttcaaatgaccataacttcttcatttcagctccgatttgcaaaccgtttgaagcattggacttctgacttcctgagattcgaaatgatatatagtatgtatacattggactccagaaaggactctaaatttgtcctcaaagtcagaatatataatgccatcagatttttgagttctaaatttcaaTGTAGCTGAATTTtacttcatgcctcatttcccatgttttcttgccttctttcttactccataatggtcatttattatcttaaaaactcatgatatcctcatATTGTCTTTCCTTATGGTCCATGAGttttgactcacttatttcctcatttaatcatttcttgatctttcaaaatctaaagtgattcaatttataccattttcttcccttgaacctgagataactctccaaagtacaaattaaactcatggctagggccttagcattgatttaggtcaagttgggtgatttgaatgtcctttggtgcacaaatcatatagaatatgtgtcattagagcacatattttggctccaatcagtAACCATCTGGCTTTTCTCCATGGGGTTTCAGTGCCAAACAGAGAACTTCAGGTTGGGATTGAGAAATCTTGCTCACATAAACTAGCTGTTCTACTTTATCAATTGTTGTCTTAGCTATACGCATATGTGTCTATACACTTGGCTGTTTATTTTTGACTGATTCCAATCACAGTTAAAACAACTTTTTCTACTGCTAGGATTTCACTCTTAGGTGGCTTGACTTCAACTAATTTTCATTAGATAAAATCTTTTCAGCTTTCCAAAAAATCTTTCCTTGTCAGCTTCAAAGACATACTAATCTTTCCAGAACATTTCTCATACAGAAAACAAATTGACAAACATAAATGCATAATAAATTGGTTAGATTGGTAATTCTGCCACTTTAGTTTCCATtacaacttttttctttttgtcatgGAGAGCTTGTAATGATATTTGTGGGGGGAAATAGTAGTGCATCAAGGGATTATTTTGGAGATGGCTAGAAAATGAGTCATGGGTAGAGCCAAAGAGTGTGAACTGTACAAGTTACCAATAAGATGTATTAAATGAAGGAAGGAGCTCCGGTGTATAGAAATGACCTTACCGTTTAAGAAGTAACCATAGAAACGATGGAACCCACTATTTCTTTAtccatttaatttcaaattgactacttttttagttaatttacTATGTTTTTGATACCTAGTATCAATACTATTTCTTATTTCGAGGTGAAATGcatagaaagaagaaaaaaaaatttttcaCTTATGGGGACTACTACACTCAATTTTGGAACAGGAGGCTTGCAACAGAGTGTTGCTTAGACACGTTCAAAATATCACCCACCTGAGGTGCATGAAATGTGCTATTGTATCTTAAATTCTTCTTTAATGTACTTGAtgggttttaattaatttaattgaagATCGTTCTACGAGAAGATTGCTGCTTGTAAAACATTTCATTTTCGCACCTTTGAATGATCTCCACCGGTCTTTGATCTGATTGAGTTTTGTTACGTTGGTGTAACTGGGGCCATAAATCACTTCTCCAAGAACCAAGTGGGACTAAGAGCAAATGTCTATAGTTTTCCTACCCACTCATAGCATCCGGATAGATGCCATGATCTCTCTACTTTTGCCCTAATTTCCCCTTTCTGAAATATGGGTTACCCTTTAAAATTTGGGTGCTACCACACTCAAATTATTTACTTAGTCCAAGCTATATTCAGAATGATATGATATTTGTGGGGGAAAATAGTAGTGCATCAAGGGATTATTTTGGAGATGGCTAGAAAAGGAGGTGTCCCAACATTCTGAATATAGCTTGGACTAAGTAAATAATTTGAGAGTTGTAGCACCCAAATTTTAAAAGGTAACCCATATTTTAGAAAGGGGAAATCAGGGCAAAAGCAGAGAGCATGACATCTATCCAGATGCTACGAGTGGGTAGGAAAAATGTAGACATTTGCTCTTAGTCCCACTTGGTTCTTGGAGAAGTGATTTCTGGCCCCAGTTACACCAACGTAACAAAACTCAATCAGATCAAAGACTGGTGGAGATCATTCAAAGGTGCGAAAATGAAAATGTTTAACAAGTAGCAATCTTCTCGTAGAAGGATCTTCAACTAGATTAATTAAAACCCATCAAGTACATTAAAGAAGAATTTAAGATACAATAGCACATTTCATTCACCTCAGGTGGGTGATATTTTGAACGTGTCTAAGCAACACTCTGTTGCAAGCCCCCTGTTCCAAAATTGAGTGTAGTAGTCCCCGTAAGTGAAATTCTTATAGACAGCTGGGCGATCATCCTTGACTAGTTCCGGGGCAGGGCCTATTACAGCATCTGGTGATGGGCAGTAGAACGTTGGGATGGAGATCCGGTCCTTGTTGCAGTTCACCACAGCTCGATGCAGCACACTCTTGTATCGATCATTGCTGATTACCTGACGGAAAAAGCAGACCATATCAGTCCATAATGCCCCAGTCCTTGGACAGGAAAGCGAGGCCATTTCAATATTTCAACTGGGTTTCGCTCCTTTCAAAAATGAGGACCATGATTTTTCTTTATCCTCACTTTGAATTGTACACCACGCATTTATGTAgtctttaaaaggaaaaattgtgggaaatatatggtagttagaACTTAGTACTTAAAGCGCATCTGAAATGTTCTACTTGTGGTCGATATAGCGGTTCATTCTAAACAATAGACCCCAGTGCTCCCTTTTACATTGTCATGACAACTGGCTTGTGGTCATTTGAAGTTTAGTAACGTATCAACTTATTCAAGGGaaaatttccttatttttgCAGGTGGACCTATGTTGTTTAGACTGTGTcagaattgaaatcaaaatttaccTGCATTTGGTCACCAATGTTGATAATGAAGGTATTTGGAATAGGATTGACTGCCACCCATTTTTCATTCCTTAAGACCTGCAACCCAGGCACATCATCTTGGAGAAGAACAGTGATTAAATTGGGATCAGTATGTCCAGGTAACCCATAGGTCAGCTCTGGTTGCGGGCATGGTGGATAGTAGTTCATAGCCATGTGCTGCCCCTGCTTGCTTAATACCCCTTTTACATAGTTTTTCTCAAGGCCTAAGCTCTCAGAAATGGCTTCCAGCAGTCTCAGTACTAGTTCTCTGGTACTAGTGCAATACTCAGCCACATCCTCCCTATATATCAGCAAGAAATTTTGTGCATATAACTGCATGTTGATCGGATTTAActgaaaataattaatgaaacaaAAGGCAGGCTTTTAGGCAACGTAGCTCATCCAAAACTTACCTGAAAGTTGGAGGATTGGAAGGCCATTCATGGACATAGTCCTCCAGAGGGTAACAATGGAGCCTCAAGAAATCCCTCCAGTTGGCTACCTTTTCTGTCTTAACATTAAAACTAGTGGAGAGCCTGGTTGTCTTGGAAGGATTGTCAGAGTAGTTCTTGAGCCTCTCGCTTTCTGGAAGCTGGAAAAAGTCTCTGGCTAGCCTCAACATGTTACTGATCATGGTCTCGGACACCCCATGGTTTTTAATCTGGAAGAAACCATCGTGTTGGCAGGCTTGGCCAATCTGTTTGACAACATCAGGGCGGCCAGGACCCTGGAGGTCCTGTAGGTCTATGAGAGGAATGGAGACATCTGACGCCTGGACATCCTTAAAATTAGGACGCTCAGAGGGGGGTCGAACGTAGTTTGAAGGAACATGGTCGACACCTAAAACCATGTCTGTCAGTAACAACTTTGTGGTGCTAGTAACCATGGCTAGCTTTTGGCCTAGGCGAAATCTGCAAATTCACAAGTGGGGGTTGGCTGTTGAGCTGAAATAAGGCTGAGGCTGATGTTGAGGCTGATCATCAGGGTGTCCTCTTATATATACACAACAAGCTGCTTCAATTACCTGACAATTACACACGGACCACGGTTGCACCTCACATGTGACCCTGACCAGCCCACGTTGCGGTGGTTCAGATTTCACTGCAAGCCCAAAGTGGAATTccagcaaaaaataaaataaaaatccagtCCATATGATATTCCATATGAAAAACGCTACTCATAAACTAAGCATGCACATAAAGAAGCGTGTGCTAGCTAGTGTTTCTAATTAAAAAGTGCAATGGTGCCGACATACACGAAGTGGTGTCCATTAAGCCAAATGCCGTAACCCAGTAGAATATGGCTGTTAGCGTGTGTAATCAAGTGAAATATGTAGTGTCTAGCGTCTTGATTTTATAATCTAGGTTGGTAATGAGTGTacgaaaaaaatatatagaaggtGGGTGACATACGAATTGGCTGACGTACACCCAAGTGACATGGTAGAATGACATCAGCTCACTGACGTCAACCACAATCTCTTCAGATCTCTTCACCTGCCGTTCTCTCCGTCATGTCCATCCCATCGTAGGTATTTTATTTAGGGTTATTCCTCCCGAGGACGTAAGGTTCAATTATCATCGTCAATACCCAAAATACCCTTCAaagccatttaaaaaaatatattaaatactCATAATAATTAATAGTTAAGTACTtataataattaacaattaaGTACtacaataattaatatattaggatttcaaaaaattttaaaataataaatatttttttaaatctatttaatattcatctagtgtttatttttttcaagttcaaactattatcttaatttactttttattaacttaatgttttattattatttcttattttgaaaatttgaaattttttatttttaaaatttaattaaataataactatttaagaaatttttatattaatttatttaatatttaagtttttttattttttattttgattttttgattttttttaaatttaattgaataaCTATcataactctctctctctcacacaatataatttatttatacacatgtataaaatgttaaatataattttatatgtaagtattgttattttttattttgaaattttgaaattttttttaaatttaattaaataacgaCCGTaactctctctcacacacaatataatttatttatacacATGTATAaatgttaaatataatttttttcccatataTTTACACATATATAAGATAATtatgttaaatatataaaaaaatttcatatttttattaacattcataaaaacaaaaaaatatatattcataatATGCATACTTTTATAGCCTCATGCAACTAATATACTAATATTTATATAGTGTGGTACAAATGCCTTATAAATTTAGTACAAGCATCTTAtatatatgtgaaaaaaaatatttaatatccATTCATATGTGTAAACAATATTTCTattgatatgaaaaataaacaagaaaaaaaatcaaaatatattcaCAATAGATGGACTGGTAAAAGACATGTATATTTAGTATAAGTTTTTTTGTACATGTgtgaaaatgtaaataaaaaaa
This DNA window, taken from Vitis vinifera cultivar Pinot Noir 40024 chromosome 2, ASM3070453v1, encodes the following:
- the LOC100246227 gene encoding protein DMR6-LIKE OXYGENASE 2; translation: MVTSTTKLLLTDMVLGVDHVPSNYVRPPSERPNFKDVQASDVSIPLIDLQDLQGPGRPDVVKQIGQACQHDGFFQIKNHGVSETMISNMLRLARDFFQLPESERLKNYSDNPSKTTRLSTSFNVKTEKVANWRDFLRLHCYPLEDYVHEWPSNPPTFREDVAEYCTSTRELVLRLLEAISESLGLEKNYVKGVLSKQGQHMAMNYYPPCPQPELTYGLPGHTDPNLITVLLQDDVPGLQVLRNEKWVAVNPIPNTFIINIGDQMQVISNDRYKSVLHRAVVNCNKDRISIPTFYCPSPDAVIGPAPELVKDDRPAVYKNFTYGDYYTQFWNRGLATECCLDTFKISPT